In the genome of Ptychodera flava strain L36383 chromosome 13, AS_Pfla_20210202, whole genome shotgun sequence, one region contains:
- the LOC139148049 gene encoding tolloid-like protein 2, with translation MSESLRLTVLAAVFWLSQPLIAEYDSSKVDGEQLRSRERRALGDCGGFYTDTSGELASPNYPSYYTNDQHCNYTISVPFDVFIVLQFLTFDLEENDKDYVDVYDGDVYDSQYRIGRYSGTEIPGIIQSTASSLLLVFFSDDSTTARGFYAKYSTMQGQTSYGQCGGDHYTDMGSFTSPSYPSDYPMHRECYYLISLATGSTIRLEFLEFATESTFDYVEVHDGSDTQATSLGKYSGTSLPSPIISTSSSLYIKFRSDGSNQLRGFYAVYSVATSKTYSVCGDDLVSAYGGTIQSHESYPSYYDVNLQCSLIIPIQHSFNQIYLRFTDIDLFYAHSEDCSGSDVITVTDSTGTVSETICDNDYLPSIETLADLPSLNVTFESTGSHSTSYKGFSAVFALYYIPSGPCHENDFACSSGRCISNGLRCDGTNHCSDNSDEENCSDSESDTPDIILIAGLAFGGVVLLLIIIVLVAYCCCCKEPTSSAPAPSSTNKPSGSGFNAASGPVDPTRQFVSYENATNKQLVSYENKADTTALFKSPGMHNNAYAGYYDAAYPVPVD, from the exons AAAGAAGGGCCTTGGGTGACTGTGGCGGGTTTTACACTGACACGTCCGGCGAGCTGGCGTCGCCAAACTATCCTAGTTATTATACCAACGACCAGCATTGCAACTATACTATAAGTGTACCGTTTGATGTGTTCATAGTG CTCCAATTTCTGACGTTCGACCTCGAGGAAAACGACAAGGATTACGTCGATGTTTATGACGGAGACGTGTACGACTCGCAGTACAGAATAGGAAGGTACTCCGGGACAGAAATACCGGGCATTATCCAGTCAACCGCCTCCAGCCTCCTCCTGGTATTCTTTTCCGACGACAGCACAACGGCGCGAGGGTTCTACGCCAAGTACAGCACCATGCAAGGTCAAACATCGTACGGACAGTGTGGTGGCGATCACTACACAGACATGGGGTCTTTCACCTCCCCGTCGTACCCTTCGGATTACCCTATGCATAGGGAATGTTATTATCTCATCTCCCTGGCAACGGGGAGCACTATAAGA CTCGAGTTTCTGGAGTTTGCAACCGAAAGTACTTTTGACTACGTTGAGGTGCACGACGGGAGTGATACGCAAGCCACAAGTCTTGGAAAATACAGTGGAACATCTCTACCATCCCCTATCATATCCACGAGTTCCAGTCTCTACATTAAGTTTCGTTCGGACGGAAGTAATCAGCTCCGAGGTTTCTACGCGGTGTACAGCGTTGCGACTTCCAAGACGTATTCTG TCTGTGGCGATGACTTAGTCTCAGCATACGGAGGCACCATTCAGTCACACGAATCATATCCTAGTTACTACGACGTCAATCTGCAATGTTCGCTGATAATCCCCATCCAACACTCATTTAACCAAATCTACCTGAGGTTCACCGACATAGATTTATTCTATGCACACTCTGAAG ACTGTAGTGGGTCTGACGTCATCACAGTGACAGACAGCACTGGGACCGTGTCTGAGACTATCTGTGACAACGACTACCTACCCAGCATCGAGACTCTGGCCGACCTCCCCAGCCTAAACGTGACTTTTGAGAGCACTGGAAGTCACTCAACCTCTTACAAGGGATTCAGCGCCGTATTTGCCCTCTATTACATTCCGAGTG GACCGTGTCACGAAAACGACTTCGCCTGCTCCAGCGGAAGGTGTATCTCCAATGGCCTGCGATGCGACGGCACCAACCACTGCTCCGACAACTCCGACGAAGAGAACTGCTCCGATTCAGAGTCAG ATACCCCTGACATAATCTTGATTGCTGGGTTAGCCTTCGGTGGCGTGGTGCTGTTGCTTATCATCATAGTACTGGTGGCATATTGTTGTTGCTGCAAGGAACCGACGTCCAGCGCCCCAGCGCCCTCATCGACCAATAAGCCGTCCGGGAGCGGTTTTAATGCCGCGTCGGG ACCGGTGGATCCAACCAGACAGTTTGTCAGCTATGAGAACGCAACGAACAAACAACTTGTCAGCTATGAGAACAAGGCGGACACCACTGCCCTATTTAAGTCACCAGGAATGCATAATAATGCTTACGCTGGCTACTACGATGCTGCATATCCCGTACCAGTAGACTGA